The sequence below is a genomic window from Verrucomicrobiia bacterium.
CGGTCCCCGCCGTGGCGTGGAAGGCGCGAATCATGCCGATGGTGGTACCCAAAAGCCCCACCATCGTGGCAATCGAGGCGATCGTGGACATGGCGATCAGATTCCGCTCCAAAAGCGGCACCTCCAGGGCGTTCGCCTCCTCAATGGCCCGCTGGGTTTCCGCCAGCCGCTTGTCCGCGGTGGAATTCCCCTCCAGCTGCTGGTAGCGCTCGATGCCGGAGCGCAAAACGTTGGCGCAGGAGCCCCGCTGCTTGTCGCAGGCGGCCAAAGCGGCGTTCAAATCCCCTTTCTGCAGCGCCTCCACCACGTAGTGGAAAAAGGACTGCACGGAACCGGTCCCCTTCGCCTTGCGCAGGGTAATCCAGCGCTCCACGATGAAGGTAATGAGCATAATCGAAAGCGCGATTAAAACCGCCACCAGGTATCCCCCTTGCTTGAGATATTCCGGCAGCTGCGACCAGATGCCAAAGCCGACTCCCAAAGAGACGACCAAAAGCAGGGTCATAAAAAGCGACTGTTTCACAAACTCCTCCTACCGTTTTACGTTATGGTTTGCTCTTTGCCAATCACAAATCCGCCGACTTGACCGCCGGCAACAAATGCGCCACAAAAACCGCCCAGAACCCCCACCCGCCGCACGCCAAAAGATCGAAGATGTTGAACCCCTCCCGAAACACCGGCAACGGGCTGTCCGGGATGGAAAATCCCGCGGCGGAAAGGCCGAAAATCAAGAGGTAGCCGAGAACCGGATAAAAATGCAGGCCCAAAAGCTTTTTGGTTCTCCCGTGCGAATTGGCCGCAGCCGGGCCCTTTTTAAGAAGAGCCAAGAGGAGCAAAACTCCGCCCGCAAAGGCCAGAATCAGCTGGAAGAGTACCAGCACCGCCCCCGCGCCGGCCAGGGGGCTGGCGGCAAAAACTGTTCCCGCATGGGAAACCACCGCGGCAAACAACAAAAAGCCGGGCATCATTTCGTTCCCCTGCGGGGTGGGAAGGAAAAACCAGGGCAGGGCGGGCGAAGCCAGCAAAACCACGGCGGCCACCCAAACAATGAACCGCTCAACCTTGTTGAAACTGGAAACGAATAAGAGCGAAAACTCCCGATCCTCCAGCCGTTTTTTCTCCTTGAGATGCTCCAAGTGCCGCTTTTTTTCCTCGTCGGAGGCGAAAAACGGTTTTTTCTCCCTGGGAAAAACTTCGAACCCGATGTACC
It includes:
- a CDS encoding MotA/TolQ/ExbB proton channel family protein, producing the protein MKQSLFMTLLLVVSLGVGFGIWSQLPEYLKQGGYLVAVLIALSIMLITFIVERWITLRKAKGTGSVQSFFHYVVEALQKGDLNAALAACDKQRGSCANVLRSGIERYQQLEGNSTADKRLAETQRAIEEANALEVPLLERNLIAMSTIASIATMVGLLGTTIGMIRAFHATAGTGGVVNATQLAQGISEALVNTAGGLFDAIVGIVAYNFFVNKVDSFNYTIDEASYEVLQLLKEKEAGK